From Ailuropoda melanoleuca isolate Jingjing chromosome 8, ASM200744v2, whole genome shotgun sequence, a single genomic window includes:
- the DUSP27 gene encoding inactive dual specificity phosphatase 27 codes for MATGGDPEEEQVVPNGEDEADVRAVQAQYLRSPSPSQYSMVSDAETESIFMEPIHLSSAVAAKQIINEEFKPRGIRAEAECPGMLESAEQLLVEDLYNRVKEKMDDTSLYNTPCVLDLQRALVQDRQEAPWNEVDEVWPNVFIAEKSVAVNKARLKRLGITHILNAAHGTGVYTGPEFYTGLEIQYLGVEVDDFPEVDISQHFRKAAEFLDEALLTYRGKVLVSSEMGVSRSAVLVVAYLMIFHDMAILQALLTVRRKRAIYPNDGFLKQLRELNEKLMEEREEDSSQGGGTDEADVESDVGARAHALTVQEEDDTCSHLSGSSWGRASGASKPVTLIDEDEEERLYEEWKKGQGLPTGKVPGGGDGRRSASNPGGEEPGDEDLDRMVEEWQSRNERYQAEGHQRWGREEEEEEAGEAGSWQRRTRRHTLSESSTCESVSSHDLRVVSQRLERGSQSPAGRRRSDSASTDSTWDMWNQRLLEIEKEASRRYRGRSRREEADSSSEAGSRLREDDEESVASEASSFYNFCSRNKDKLTALERWKVKRIQFGFHKKELGAQDGSGEQGPEEAEREQKSSDVDLTAYQAWKLRHQKKVGSENKDEVVGLGKGEDSALAKKRQRRQELLERSRQTLEESQSVGSWEANSSVAGGSIPLSAFCSAAPSVSADDAASVLSAQSHGSRVSQAASSAGGCLGSTPGAVLPALPVGPGDTISVASIQNWIASVVSETLAQKQNEMLLWSRPPSVASARVAPAAGGLGDDQVSLLSGHSGSSSLGGCLLLAGRRGPGSDVPSLLSSHEAGASRAEGPGSKVRGTSKPIYSLFADNVDLQELGRKEREMRGDLRQKICEYEMEKLASGNKRSSLFKKKKVKEDQEDGVGDRDGDTDSAIGSFQNSSRSNSQKPETDTSSSLAVSDRCGTGGRAGKETDDGNIARWLRGVRTEEKSPPQSDWSGSSRGKYTRSSLLRETESKSSSYKFSKSQSEEQDTASYHEADGNSVRSISRISSSSTREGRETHKFSRSTFSETSSSREDSPEPYFFRRTPEASEGEASPEPRRPNWARPRDWEGVEESSSSDFAEFGAKRKFTQSFMRSEEEGERERMEDREEGRFASGRRSQYRRSTDREEEEEMDDEAIIAAWRRRQEETRTKLQRRRED; via the exons AATTCAAGCCACGGGGGATCAGAGCCGAGGCAGAATGTCCGGGCATGCTGGAGTCGGCCGAGCAGCTGCTGGTGGAGGACCTGTACAACCGTGTCAAGGAGAAGATGGATGACACCAGCCTATACAATACCCCCTGTGTCCTCGATTTACAGCGGGCCTTGGTCCAAGACCGCCAGGAGGCCCCCTGGAACGAGGTGGATGAGGTCTGGCCCAATGTCTTCATAGCAGAGAA GAGTGTAGCTGTGAACAAGGCGAGGCTGAAGAGGCTGGGGATTACTCACATCCTGAATGCTGCTCATGGCACCGGCGTCTACACCGGGCCCGAATTCTACACTGGCCTGGAGATTCAGTACTTGGGTGTGGAGGTCGATGACTTTCCCGAGGTGGACATCTCCCAGCATTTCCGGAAGGCTGCTGAGTTCCTTGATGAAGCCCTGTTGACCTATAGAg GGAAAGTGCTGGTCAGCAGCGAGATGGGCGTCAGCCGCTCAGCAGTGCTGGTGGTGGCCTACCTCATGATCTTCCACGACATGGCCATCCTGCAGGCCTTGCTGACCGTGCGCAGGAAGCGGGCCATCTACCCCAACGATGGCTTCCTGAAGCAGCTCCGTGAGCTCAACGAGAAGctgatggaggagagagaggaagactcCAGCCAGGGAGGGGGGACTGATGAGGCCGACGTGGAGAGTGACGTCGGGGCCAGAGCGCACGCCCTCACCGTGCAGGAGGAGGACGACACCTGCAGCCACCTGAGTGGCTCGTCCTGGGGGAGGGCCAGCGGGGCGTCCAAGCCCGTCACCCTCATTGACGAGGATGAGGAGGAGAGGCTGTACGAGGAGTGGAAGAAGGGGCAGGGCCTCCCCACAGGCAAGGTCCCCGGGGGTGGGGACGGCCGTCGATCAGCCTCCAACCCGGGTGGGGAGGAGCCCGGGGACGAGGACTTGGACAGGATGGTCGAGGAGTGGCAGAGCCGAAATGAGAGGTACCAGGCCGAGGGGCatcagaggtgggggagggaggaggaggaggaggaggcaggcgaGGCCGGCTCGTGGCAGAGGAGGACACGGAGGCACACCCTGAGTGAGAGCAGCACCTGCGAGAGTGTCAGCAGCCACGACCTCCGGGTGGTGTCGCAGCGGCTGGAGAGGGGCAGCCAGAGCCCAGCCGGGAGACGCCGCTCCGACTCCGCGTCCACGGACAGCACGTGGGACATGTGGAACCAGAGGCTGCTGGAGATCGAGAAGGAAGCTTCCCGGCGCTATCGCGGCAGGAGCCGGAGGGAGGAGGCCGACAGCAGCTCTGAGGCGGGCAGCAGGCTGCGGGAGGACGACGAGGAGAGCGTGGCTTCGGAGGCCAGCTCTTTCTACAACTTCTGCAGCAGGAACAAGGACAAGCTCACCGCTCTGGAAAGGTGGAAGGTCAAGCGAATCCAGTTTGGGTTTCACAAGAAAGAGTTGGGGGCGCAAGACGGCAGCGGTGAGCAGGGGCCAGAGGAGGcggagagggagcagaagagcTCGGACGTCGACCTGACGGCCTACCAGgcctggaaactgaggcaccagaaGAAGGTGGGCAGCGAGAACAAGGACGAGGTGGTGGGGCTCGGCAAGGGGGAGGACTCTGCCTTGGCCAAGAAGAGGCAGCGGAGGCAGGAGCTGCTGGAGAGGAGCCGGCAGACGTTGGAGGAGAGCCAGTCGGTGGGGAGCTGGGAGGCCAACAGCTCGGTGGCCGGCGGGAGCATCCCACTGTCCGCCTTCTGCTCGGCCGCCCCCTCGGTCAGTGCGGATGACGCGGCCTCGGTCCTCAGCGCCCAGAGCCATGGCTCCCGCGTCTCCCAGGCTGCGAGCAGCGCAGGCGGGTGCTTGGGCTCTACCCCGGGCGCCGTGCTGCCTGCCCTGCCCGTGGGGCCCGGCGACACCATCTCTGTCGCCAGCATTCAGAACTGGATCGCCAGTGTGGTCAGTGAGACTCTGGCCCAGAAGCAAAACGAAATGCTGCTGTGGTCCCGCCCGCCCTCCGTTGCCAGTGCGAGGGTGGCGCCCGCAGCCGGCGGCCTGGGGGACGAccaggtctccctgctcagcggacacAGCGGCTCGTCATCGCTGGGTGGCTGCCTGCTGCTCGCGGGTCGGCGGGGACCCGGCTCTGACGTGCCGTCCCTGCTGTCCTCCCATGAGGCGGGGGCCTCGAGGGCCGAAGGCCCCGGGAGCAAAGTCAGGGGGACCAGCAAGCCCATCTATAGCCTCTTCGCCGACAACGTGGACCTCCAGGAGCTCGgccggaaggagagggagatgcggGGGGACCTGAGGCAGAAGATATGCGAGTACGAGATGGAGAAGCTGGCCTCTGGCAACAAACGGAGCTCGCTTTTCAAGAAGAAGAAGGTCAAGGAAGACCAGGAGGATGGCGTGGGCGACAGGGATGGAGACACTGACAGTGCCATTGGGAGCTTCCAGAATTCTTCCCGCAGTAACTCCCAAAAGCCTGAGACAGACACCTCgtcctccctggctgtctctgatCGCTGCGGAACTGGTGGCAGAGCGGGCAAGGAGACGGACGATGGCAACATCGCCAGGTGGCTCAGGGGCGTCAGGACAGAGGAAAAGTCTCCCCCCCAAAGCGATTGGTCTGGAAGCTCCAGGGGGAAGTACACCAGATCTTCCCTGCTCCGGGAGACGGAGTCCAAGTCCTCCAGCTACAAGTTCTCCAAATCGCAGTCGGAAGAGCAGGACACGGCCTCCTACCATGAGGCCGATGGCAACTCCGTAAGGAGCATTTCGCGGatctcttcttcctctaccagggagggcagagagacgCACAAATTCTCCAGGTCAACGTTCAGCGAGACCTCAAGCTCCCGAGAGGACAGCCCAGAGCCCTACTTCTTCCGCCGGACCCCCGAGGCCTCCGAAGGGGAGGCGTCCCCGGAACCACGGCGTCCGAACTGGGCCAGGCCCAGGGACTGGGAAGGTGTGGAAGAGTCGTCCAGCTCAGACTTTGCTGAATTTGGAGCCAAGAGGAAATTCACCCAGAGCTTCATGAGGTccgaggaggagggagaaagagagaggatggaagacagagaagaagggaggTTTGCTTCGGGGCGGCGGTCCCAGTACCGGAGGAGCActgacagggaggaggaggaagaaatggacGATGAGGCCATCATTGCCGCCTGGAGACGCCGGCAGGAAGAGACCAGGACGAAgctgcagagaaggagggaggattGA